In the Ruminococcus sp. OA3 genome, one interval contains:
- the hydG gene encoding [FeFe] hydrogenase H-cluster radical SAM maturase HydG, whose amino-acid sequence MTIYNPKSLKAEEFIHDGEILETIRYAEANRNNIPLIDSILEKAYPRMTEEGVHCAGLTHREASVLLACDIPEKIEEMYRLAEQIKQAFYGNRIVMFAPLYLSNYCVNGCVYCPYHLKNKHITRVKLSQDDIRREVTALQDMGHKRLAIEAGEDPVNNPIEYILQCIDTIYSIHHKNGAIRRVNVNIAATTVENYRRLKDAGIGTYILFQETYHKESYLELHPTGPKHDYAYHTEAMDRAMEGGIDDVGLGVLFGLEKYKYEFAGLLMHAEHLEAVHGVGPHTISVPRVKHADDIDPEVFDNSLSDEMFEKIIACIRIAVPYTGMIISTRESQEVRTRVLRLGISQISGASRTSVGGYTEEERPHDSEQFDVSDQRTLDEVVQWLMQLGCIPSFCTACYREGRTGDRFMSLCKNGQILNCCHPNALMTLAEYLVDYADDDTKKMGFALIEKELEKIPKEKVRTVTKQHIKDITESNRRDFRF is encoded by the coding sequence ATGACAATCTATAATCCCAAATCACTGAAAGCGGAGGAATTTATCCATGACGGTGAAATCCTTGAAACCATCAGATATGCAGAAGCAAACAGGAATAATATCCCACTGATCGACAGCATCCTTGAAAAAGCATATCCCAGGATGACAGAAGAAGGAGTGCACTGTGCCGGACTTACGCATCGCGAGGCGTCGGTGCTGCTGGCCTGCGACATTCCGGAAAAAATCGAAGAGATGTATCGGCTTGCAGAGCAGATCAAGCAGGCGTTTTACGGGAACCGTATCGTGATGTTTGCGCCGCTCTATCTCTCGAACTATTGCGTCAACGGGTGTGTGTATTGTCCTTATCACCTCAAAAACAAACATATCACAAGAGTCAAGCTGTCCCAGGACGACATTCGGCGTGAAGTCACAGCACTTCAGGACATGGGGCATAAGCGTCTGGCCATTGAGGCGGGGGAAGACCCGGTAAATAATCCCATAGAGTATATTCTGCAATGTATTGATACGATTTATTCCATTCACCATAAGAATGGTGCCATTCGCCGCGTCAATGTCAATATTGCCGCGACGACTGTTGAAAATTACCGCAGACTGAAAGATGCCGGAATCGGTACTTACATATTATTTCAGGAGACATACCATAAAGAGAGCTATCTTGAACTGCATCCGACTGGTCCAAAACATGATTACGCCTATCATACGGAGGCGATGGACCGAGCGATGGAAGGCGGAATCGATGATGTAGGACTCGGCGTGCTGTTTGGCCTTGAAAAGTATAAGTATGAATTTGCCGGTCTTCTGATGCATGCAGAGCACCTGGAAGCTGTTCACGGTGTAGGTCCCCATACGATCAGTGTGCCGAGAGTCAAACATGCAGATGACATCGATCCTGAGGTATTTGACAACAGTCTGAGTGATGAGATGTTTGAAAAAATCATTGCCTGTATCAGAATCGCTGTTCCGTATACGGGAATGATTATCTCTACCAGGGAAAGCCAGGAGGTCCGCACAAGAGTACTTCGCCTCGGCATTTCTCAGATCAGCGGAGCATCACGGACTTCAGTAGGCGGTTATACAGAGGAAGAACGTCCGCATGATTCGGAGCAGTTTGACGTATCTGATCAGCGCACGCTTGATGAGGTCGTACAGTGGCTGATGCAGCTCGGCTGCATCCCATCGTTCTGCACAGCCTGCTATCGGGAAGGGAGAACCGGGGACCGCTTCATGAGCCTTTGTAAGAACGGACAGATCCTCAATTGCTGTCATCCGAACGCATTGATGACACTTGCGGAATACCTTGTCGACTACGCAGACGATGATACGAAAAAAATGGGATTTGCCCTGATTGAAAAGGAACTGGAGAAGATTCCAAAGGAAAAAGTCAGGACCGTCACCAAACAGCATATAAAGGATATTACGGAGTCAAACCGCCGTGATTTCCGTTTTTGA
- a CDS encoding PAS domain-containing hybrid sensor histidine kinase/response regulator has translation MDEQRYRLEKKAGYFKWMLDEYVGNVYVCDMETYELLYMNQNACETLGTPMKKLIGRKCYEVIQGRTSPCPFCTNDRITEDEFYEWEFFNPVLDHKFMIKNRVIDWEGHRARLELSHDNDSLEYKLAKKNRERSAILRTIPGGFARLDARDMRTVLWYGGDFLRLIGYTEDQFVNELDSQCTYVHPDDLERAISVMLDSKVTGEDTTLETRIITRDNKVRILTMTFSYVSSEESWDGIESFYSVGIDITRDRKEQARQQKALEDACQAAQVASAAKSNFLSSMSHDIRTPMNAIMGMAAIARANLNSPDKVHDCLNKIGTSSKHLLSLINEVLDMSRIESGKIDLALAQVNLPGILQSVMDMCGPLINEKRQHFQVSIGQVRHEEVIADGDRLCQILVNLLSNAIKYTEEEGSIILRINEQYSQVHGKSQYEFTCIDSGIGMSAEYISHIFEPFSRAEDPRISKLQGTGLGMTITENVVRMMNGTIQVESELGKGSKFTVSVPMEWCEQEESCSDELLGQPVLVVDDDQITCENAAALLNELGMRGYWVMSGREAIRCITEAHDRKDDFFAVILDWIMPEMNGLETVRVIRGKLGDDVPIIIISAYDYSDIEEEFISAGADAFITKPLFKSRMLQVLQLFISSGESGTAHTTDEKRNPVFSGKRILLAEDNEVNREIVIELLRVHNIDVDAAENGQEALEMFEASEPGTYHAILMDIQMPVLNGYDTTAGIRSLKRGDAQSIPIIALTADAFAADIARSRKAGMNDHIAKPVDVNYLLETLEEWMC, from the coding sequence ATGGATGAACAGCGTTACCGTTTGGAGAAGAAGGCAGGGTATTTTAAATGGATGCTGGACGAATATGTGGGAAATGTTTATGTCTGTGATATGGAGACATATGAACTTTTATACATGAATCAAAATGCCTGCGAAACGCTGGGAACTCCGATGAAAAAACTGATCGGCCGAAAATGTTATGAAGTGATCCAGGGAAGAACATCCCCGTGCCCTTTTTGTACGAATGATCGCATAACAGAAGATGAATTTTATGAGTGGGAATTTTTTAATCCCGTGTTAGACCATAAGTTTATGATCAAAAACCGGGTTATCGACTGGGAGGGACACCGGGCGAGACTTGAACTCTCACACGATAATGACAGCCTGGAATATAAGCTTGCGAAAAAAAACCGGGAGCGGTCAGCGATTCTGAGGACAATTCCGGGAGGTTTTGCCCGTTTGGATGCCCGTGATATGAGGACTGTACTGTGGTATGGCGGCGATTTTCTTCGGCTTATCGGTTATACAGAAGATCAGTTCGTAAATGAACTGGACTCTCAGTGTACTTATGTACATCCCGACGATCTGGAACGGGCGATCAGCGTCATGCTGGACTCAAAAGTGACCGGTGAGGATACGACTCTGGAAACACGTATCATAACCCGCGACAACAAGGTCAGAATACTGACGATGACCTTCAGCTATGTCAGCAGCGAAGAAAGCTGGGATGGCATAGAATCTTTTTACAGTGTCGGCATTGATATTACAAGAGATCGAAAGGAGCAGGCGAGACAGCAAAAAGCACTGGAAGATGCCTGTCAGGCGGCACAGGTTGCAAGTGCCGCCAAATCCAATTTTCTTTCTTCAATGTCACATGATATCCGCACCCCCATGAACGCCATAATGGGAATGGCGGCTATTGCCCGGGCGAACCTGAATTCGCCGGATAAAGTCCATGACTGCCTGAATAAAATAGGCACTTCGAGTAAACATTTGCTCAGTCTGATCAATGAAGTTCTGGATATGTCCAGGATTGAGAGCGGAAAGATAGATCTGGCTTTGGCGCAGGTTAATCTGCCCGGTATACTGCAGAGTGTTATGGATATGTGCGGACCGCTGATCAATGAAAAGCGTCAGCACTTTCAGGTCAGTATCGGACAGGTACGGCACGAAGAGGTAATTGCAGACGGAGACCGGCTGTGTCAGATTTTGGTGAATCTTCTTTCAAACGCCATTAAATATACAGAGGAGGAAGGGTCAATCATACTGAGAATCAACGAACAGTATTCCCAGGTTCACGGAAAAAGCCAATATGAGTTCACCTGTATTGACAGTGGGATAGGAATGTCAGCGGAATACATTTCCCATATCTTTGAACCTTTTTCTCGGGCTGAAGATCCCCGGATAAGCAAACTTCAGGGCACAGGTCTTGGAATGACGATAACAGAAAACGTTGTCCGTATGATGAATGGCACGATTCAGGTGGAGAGTGAGCTGGGAAAAGGCAGCAAATTTACGGTATCTGTACCAATGGAATGGTGCGAACAGGAGGAATCATGCAGCGATGAATTGCTGGGACAGCCGGTACTTGTCGTTGATGATGACCAGATAACATGTGAAAATGCGGCTGCACTTCTAAATGAATTGGGTATGCGCGGATACTGGGTCATGTCTGGGAGAGAAGCTATCCGTTGTATAACAGAGGCTCACGACCGGAAAGATGATTTCTTTGCTGTTATTCTGGACTGGATCATGCCGGAAATGAATGGTCTGGAGACGGTCAGGGTGATCCGTGGAAAACTGGGTGACGATGTCCCGATTATAATTATATCAGCCTACGACTACTCTGATATTGAAGAGGAGTTTATAAGTGCGGGTGCAGATGCATTTATCACAAAACCTCTTTTCAAGTCAAGAATGCTGCAGGTACTGCAGTTATTCATCTCCTCCGGGGAGTCCGGCACAGCCCATACAACAGATGAGAAAAGGAATCCGGTGTTTTCCGGAAAGAGAATACTGCTGGCGGAGGATAATGAGGTCAACCGTGAAATTGTTATTGAATTACTCCGGGTACATAATATTGATGTAGATGCAGCAGAAAACGGACAGGAGGCACTGGAAATGTTCGAGGCTTCAGAACCGGGAACTTATCATGCCATTCTAATGGATATCCAGATGCCTGTTTTAAATGGCTACGATACAACGGCAGGAATAAGATCTTTAAAGAGGGGGGATGCGCAGAGTATCCCCATTATAGCATTGACGGCGGATGCATTCGCCGCTGATATCGCCCGCTCGCGAAAAGCCGGAATGAATGACCATATCGCAAAACCTGTAGACGTGAACTACCTGCTGGAAACTCTGGAGGAGTGGATGTGCTGA
- a CDS encoding CDP-alcohol phosphatidyltransferase family protein, giving the protein MKKNFTKEYLSIPNLLGYFRIILLPIYLYVYINASSERDYYLAVLIIFLSFLSDFLDGKIARHFNMITDFGKILDPIADKITQGALALSFTFRYPAVAVLLAVFLIKEAVMGILGLYLLKQGVRTEGAKMHGKICTAILDATMFVLLLFHDIPVYFVYFLIIACILAIIISFILYMRQYHRQIKELANKGIH; this is encoded by the coding sequence ATGAAAAAGAATTTTACCAAAGAGTATTTATCGATTCCCAATCTGCTTGGTTATTTTCGCATTATCCTTCTTCCCATTTATCTGTACGTCTACATCAATGCATCCAGTGAACGGGATTATTATCTGGCCGTATTGATCATTTTTCTCTCTTTTCTCTCGGATTTTCTGGATGGGAAGATTGCAAGACACTTTAATATGATTACAGATTTTGGAAAGATACTGGATCCAATTGCGGACAAGATCACGCAGGGAGCACTGGCGCTGAGTTTTACATTCCGTTATCCAGCTGTTGCCGTTTTACTGGCAGTCTTTCTGATCAAGGAAGCTGTCATGGGCATTCTGGGATTGTATCTGCTCAAACAGGGAGTTCGGACAGAGGGTGCAAAGATGCATGGAAAAATATGCACGGCGATACTGGACGCTACCATGTTTGTTTTACTCCTGTTCCACGATATTCCAGTTTACTTTGTCTATTTTCTGATCATTGCATGCATCCTTGCAATCATAATCTCATTTATCCTGTATATGAGACAGTATCACCGTCAGATAAAAGAACTTGCGAATAAAGGAATTCATTGA
- a CDS encoding TM1266 family iron-only hydrogenase system putative regulator, whose translation MTTRVAVMGIIVEKTESAGKLNTLLHEYGDYIIGRMGIPYRKRGINIISVCLEAPQNTISALAGKIGNIEGISVKTSYSNVAYEE comes from the coding sequence ATGACAACCAGGGTAGCAGTCATGGGGATCATTGTTGAGAAAACGGAATCAGCGGGGAAGCTCAATACACTGCTTCACGAATACGGGGACTATATTATCGGGAGAATGGGTATTCCCTACAGAAAGCGTGGAATCAATATTATTTCAGTATGTCTTGAGGCCCCTCAGAATACGATTTCAGCGCTTGCCGGGAAAATAGGAAATATTGAAGGGATCAGTGTAAAGACTTCATATTCCAATGTTGCCTATGAAGAGTAA
- the hydF gene encoding [FeFe] hydrogenase H-cluster maturation GTPase HydF, producing the protein MGLNDQVSAERVHIGFFGIRNAGKSSVVNAVTGQKLSLVSDVKGTTTDPVKKAMEILPVGPVVIIDTPGIDDDGKLGEMRVKRALQALNQTDIAVLVVDGKVGKQEADRELIALFESKKIPYIIVYNKSDLCKELPSPGKNELYVSAVRGENIHELKEMIARFAVREEENRYIVADLLSAGDLVVLVVPIDSAAPKGRLILPQQQTIREILDAGATAVVTREKEFSQTLTALFKKPRLVITDSQVFEQVRHDTPDDILLTSFSILFARYKGNLKEAVCGAAVLDRLQDGDTVLISEGCTHHRQCDDIGTVKLPQWIRAYTGKKIGFDFTSGGEFPEDLSEYALVIHCGGCMLSEKEMRYRVRYSIDHGVPVTNYGIAIAQMHGILQRSIAPFPTEPDIQ; encoded by the coding sequence ATGGGATTGAATGATCAGGTATCTGCCGAACGGGTTCATATAGGATTTTTTGGGATTCGAAATGCCGGAAAATCGAGTGTCGTCAATGCAGTAACCGGACAAAAACTCTCACTTGTATCAGACGTAAAGGGAACCACCACAGATCCCGTGAAAAAAGCAATGGAAATCCTGCCGGTCGGCCCGGTTGTGATCATCGATACACCGGGCATTGATGACGATGGAAAACTGGGCGAAATGAGGGTCAAACGTGCACTGCAGGCGCTGAATCAGACGGATATTGCCGTACTTGTCGTTGACGGAAAAGTCGGAAAGCAGGAGGCAGACCGTGAGTTGATCGCGCTGTTTGAGTCAAAGAAGATTCCTTATATTATTGTTTATAACAAATCAGACCTTTGCAAAGAGCTGCCGTCCCCCGGGAAAAATGAACTATATGTAAGCGCTGTGAGGGGAGAGAATATCCATGAGCTGAAGGAAATGATTGCGCGTTTTGCTGTGAGAGAAGAAGAGAACAGGTATATTGTGGCCGATCTCCTCTCAGCGGGTGATTTGGTTGTTCTCGTAGTTCCGATAGATTCTGCTGCGCCGAAAGGACGTCTGATCCTGCCGCAGCAGCAGACAATACGTGAGATTCTTGATGCAGGTGCAACTGCTGTTGTCACACGTGAAAAGGAATTCTCACAGACACTCACGGCCCTGTTCAAGAAGCCCAGGCTTGTTATCACAGATTCACAGGTGTTTGAGCAGGTAAGGCACGATACCCCTGACGACATCCTGCTGACTTCATTTTCCATCCTCTTTGCACGGTATAAGGGGAACCTGAAAGAGGCCGTGTGCGGGGCGGCTGTGCTGGACAGGCTGCAGGATGGGGATACGGTGCTCATCTCGGAAGGGTGCACACACCATCGCCAATGTGATGATATCGGAACAGTAAAGCTGCCGCAATGGATCAGAGCGTATACTGGAAAGAAAATCGGGTTCGACTTCACCTCGGGCGGTGAGTTTCCCGAGGATCTGTCAGAATATGCACTGGTGATTCACTGCGGCGGCTGTATGCTGAGTGAGAAGGAGATGAGATACCGGGTACGTTACAGCATTGATCACGGCGTGCCTGTCACAAATTATGGGATTGCGATCGCGCAGATGCATGGAATCCTGCAGCGATCAATCGCGCCGTTTCCCACGGAACCTGATATTCAATGA
- a CDS encoding GGDEF domain-containing protein codes for MRLLLLTAAAYFYFSQRYFHMTEKFSEMQSPRTLLCLLCYVVNYSFFYLCSVLEFPLTVNWFLFAFLLFIETLLYNKRKKRCALFATLTGIFFGLAANIFCRSVVAVVLDKPLQHFDNHVSSSANLKGIPVFLGFMLTGLIMHILSRQVFIERVHRILNHPWHQPFILEMIAGLFFYMFLNLLLYSTPVNDVFVKVWSIKSSMFSVIGLYIAVRYTIRICDMEDYREKNRKIQQMLEERSREEEELRRQAAIDPLTGLYNRQYADEKVESMLKQKVPFTICFFDLDHLKKVNDQLGHEEGDHYILTATEHIRSTCRCGKDLLCRYGGDEFLILFEGLMAEKAEKKAEAINDDLCAYGIAEAFPYSLSLSYGVVESPLFSDVTAMLQEADRKMYMQKRKKQLTRS; via the coding sequence ATGCGATTACTGTTACTGACTGCCGCCGCCTATTTTTATTTCAGCCAGAGGTATTTTCATATGACAGAAAAATTCAGCGAAATGCAGTCACCACGCACTTTGCTGTGCCTTCTCTGCTATGTCGTTAACTACTCCTTTTTTTATCTCTGCAGCGTACTGGAATTTCCACTGACCGTGAACTGGTTTTTATTCGCATTCCTGTTATTTATTGAAACACTTCTTTATAATAAAAGAAAAAAGCGGTGTGCACTGTTTGCTACGCTGACGGGGATTTTTTTTGGCCTTGCGGCCAATATTTTCTGCCGCAGCGTCGTAGCTGTCGTGCTGGACAAACCGCTGCAGCACTTTGACAATCACGTGTCAAGCAGCGCCAATCTGAAGGGGATACCTGTCTTTCTGGGATTTATGCTTACCGGACTGATCATGCACATTCTGAGCCGGCAAGTCTTTATAGAGAGAGTTCACCGGATACTGAACCATCCATGGCATCAGCCATTTATACTGGAGATGATAGCGGGCCTGTTTTTTTATATGTTCCTCAACCTGCTACTGTATTCAACACCTGTCAACGATGTATTCGTAAAAGTGTGGAGTATTAAATCCAGTATGTTCAGCGTCATTGGACTCTATATCGCAGTCCGGTACACCATCCGTATCTGTGATATGGAGGATTACAGAGAAAAAAACCGGAAGATTCAGCAGATGCTGGAAGAACGGAGCCGTGAGGAGGAAGAGCTGCGCAGGCAGGCTGCCATAGACCCTCTGACAGGCCTTTATAATCGGCAGTATGCGGATGAGAAGGTCGAATCCATGTTGAAGCAAAAAGTTCCTTTTACCATCTGTTTTTTTGATCTGGACCATCTCAAGAAAGTCAACGACCAGTTGGGCCACGAGGAAGGCGACCACTATATTCTGACAGCTACGGAGCACATCCGAAGTACCTGCAGGTGCGGAAAAGACCTGCTTTGCAGATACGGAGGGGACGAGTTTCTGATCCTGTTTGAAGGGCTGATGGCGGAAAAGGCAGAGAAGAAGGCGGAGGCAATCAACGATGATCTTTGCGCGTATGGGATTGCTGAAGCCTTCCCGTATTCCCTGTCACTGAGTTACGGTGTGGTGGAGAGTCCTTTGTTTTCAGACGTGACAGCCATGCTTCAGGAGGCTGACCGGAAAATGTATATGCAAAAACGTAAAAAACAGCTGACACGGAGTTAA
- the hydE gene encoding [FeFe] hydrogenase H-cluster radical SAM maturase HydE — protein MVLAQRLAEQGRLTQEEYAHLIRLRTDESSMYLAGKADHIRREIYGRDVYIRGLIEISNICRNDCYYCGIRRSNTGCERYRLTKQQILGCCREGYDLGFRTFVMQGGEGSYSAGEIADIVGAVKETYPDCAVTLSLGEYTRGEYKIMRSAGADRYLLRHETADREHYRKLHPFGMSYENRMRCLYDLRELGYQVGCGFMVGSPYQTAESLAEDLKFIEEFSPDMCGIGPFIPQRDTPFWDMPAGSGEMTIFLLSVIRLIKPNILLPATTALGTVMHNGREQGIHAGANVIMPNLSPLSERKKYSLYDNKICTGEESAQSIRILKEHMRSIGYQIVTARGDIKKP, from the coding sequence ATGGTTCTGGCACAACGACTGGCAGAACAGGGACGTTTGACGCAGGAAGAATACGCGCATCTTATCCGGTTACGAACAGATGAATCATCGATGTATCTTGCCGGAAAAGCCGATCATATCCGGCGGGAGATTTACGGCAGAGATGTCTATATCCGCGGGCTTATCGAGATCAGTAATATTTGCCGCAATGACTGCTATTACTGTGGGATACGGCGGTCCAATACAGGGTGTGAAAGATACCGCCTGACGAAACAGCAGATTCTCGGCTGCTGCCGCGAAGGATACGATCTTGGGTTCCGGACTTTTGTCATGCAGGGGGGAGAGGGCTCGTATTCGGCGGGAGAGATCGCTGATATTGTCGGGGCTGTCAAAGAAACATACCCTGACTGCGCTGTCACACTGTCGCTGGGTGAATATACACGCGGAGAATATAAGATCATGCGCAGTGCCGGAGCAGACAGATACCTGCTCCGCCATGAAACAGCGGACAGGGAACATTACAGGAAACTGCACCCATTCGGCATGTCTTATGAAAACAGGATGCGGTGCCTTTATGACCTTAGAGAACTTGGGTACCAGGTTGGATGTGGCTTTATGGTTGGTTCGCCTTATCAGACGGCGGAGAGCCTTGCAGAAGATCTGAAATTTATCGAAGAATTTTCGCCGGATATGTGCGGGATCGGACCGTTTATTCCGCAGAGAGACACGCCGTTTTGGGATATGCCTGCCGGGAGCGGAGAGATGACGATCTTTCTGTTGTCTGTTATCCGTCTGATAAAGCCGAATATTCTGCTGCCGGCAACGACTGCACTCGGTACGGTCATGCATAATGGCAGAGAACAGGGCATACATGCAGGTGCCAATGTCATCATGCCGAATTTATCCCCGCTGTCTGAAAGAAAAAAATATTCTCTGTATGACAATAAAATCTGCACAGGCGAGGAGTCGGCGCAGAGCATCCGAATACTGAAAGAACACATGAGATCCATCGGTTATCAAATTGTCACTGCAAGGGGCGATATCAAAAAACCATAG